The following nucleotide sequence is from Synechococcus sp. KORDI-52.
GCCAAGCTGCCAGCGACCTTTCATGACCTTGATTTCGCGATTTTTCAGGTCAAGAACGATGCGTGGAGCCTTCGGGGTTGAAGGGCGAGTCCCAGCATCAATGGTCTGCCCAGGAGTGATATGGGCGATCGCCATCAGGAGTGAAGTAAGGGTCAGGTCAACACTTCGGTGGATTCTCATGGATTATTTGTTGATGCCAATGCTTGATGGGGTGACCGGAAAAGGTTTTGCATGTTCTGTGAGTCCTGCATCAGTCTTAATGGGCCTGTCGTATTCGTTGGTCTTTGTTCCCGATAAGACTGGTATGGGCTCCATTTGAGGCGAGTGATGAACCTTGTCTCGTTATGGCTTTTGTCATGTGCTCTGCAGGCTTCCATGGTTTTGTTTCACCGCATCGTAGACAGGGCGGTATTTAATCATGTGCTCCAGTCTGGCCTGCGTTGTCTGCGTCTGATCAATGAGCCCACTTCAGCCTTGCTCTGGGCATGTCCAACAAAAGGTGTCTATAGAGGCGATCAATCGCCTTGCCGGCTCAATGTTGTTTTCATTGCTTATCAGTCTTTGACAGTCAAGATGTGACCTGTCTCGGGCTCACGTCAAACTTTTGTCTGATGCTTCTGGGATTCTCTTGGATTCTTATAGGCCAAGCTTTGTGTTTTTTCGGCTTTTGTTTGGCATATCAAAGTGCCGAGCTTTGTCATCGGAATGGTCTCCGCTATGGATTCACTGCTTGGATCTGGAAATCTCGAGAATGTTGACGTTTTCATCATTTCCAGTTCGATAATGTGCTCAAGACATTTCGGATGGCATCAATCCTTGTGGCCATTGCTGGCTGCTCTGGGCCGAGTCGTTGGCTTCGCTTCGGGTTGCTTTCCCATGATCTTGAGTGAAGGCATTGGCCGCAAAAGACCTGAGTTCTCTCAGTTGATGCAGCCCTTTGCTCCATGCTCCAGTTGATTCAATTCCGACAGCTTCCGCCTGCAGGCGTTAGCACATACATCCGTTGCGCGCGATTCAGTAACCAGTCAGGTGCGTTCTGGCGCTGGGGGGGGAGTCAAGTCGTGGCCAACTTCAGCGGCCATCTCTGGTCATGCTGGGCTCAGCGGGGAGTGACGTTGTGATCAGCGGGTTTTTGGGTTGCTGATCGTCAACTCCCTCGATCGGATCGCCAGGATGGCCCTTCAGTGAGCTTTGTTGATCATGGCTGAAATCCTCCTGTTATCGGTTCCGGTTTTCGGTCACGTCAAGCCCATGTTGGCCATCGCTCGAGAGCTGGTCCGTCGAGGTCATCGGGTGCGCTGGCTCTCAGGTGCAGCGTTCCGGGAGCGGGTGGAGGGTACCGGTGCGACGTTCTGTGGCTTTGTTGAGGGGTTCGATTACTCCCGCTCGGAGCTGGTCCCTGCTCGTTTACAGGCTGATCGTGATCGCCTCAGCGGCATGGCCAAGTTGCGCTTTGATCTGGCGACATTCTTCATCGAACCCTGTGAGGGGTTTTGCAGGGATTTGCTTCGGCTCCATCGGGAAACTCCTGCGGACATGTTGATCTGCGACAGCTTTTTGATGGCTGGTGCCTGGTGGGCGGAAAAGACCAATCGGCCCTGGTCTCAGTTGTCCTGCACGGTGCTCACCTTGCCCAGCAGAGCTCTGGCGCCATTTGGTTTGGGCCTTCAACCCGATGATTCGTGGCGTGGGTGGATCCGAAATCGACTCTTGAGGGTCTTGACGCGGTCGGTGCTCTTTCGTTCCCTGCGGCGGCGTGCAGATCAAGCGCGCCAGGCTCTGGACCTCCCGCTACATCGCCCTTGGCTTTTTGATGTGGTTTCACCGCATCTGGTGATCAGCAGTTCGGTGCGCAGTTTTGAGTACCCCCGGCCCGATTGTCCGCCTCAGGTTGTCTATGCGGGCCCGTTACTGGAGCACAGCAATGAAGCGTTCACCCCTCCGCCTTGGTGGGCAGATCTTGATCACACCACGGTTGTGCATGTCACCCAGGGCACCATCAGCAACGACCCCACTCAACTGATTGGCCCCACGCTGGAGGCCTTGGCTGATGAGCCTGTGTTGGTGGTGGCTTGTACTGGGCGGAGCGATGGAGGGCTTGAAGCGCTTGGATCGTTGCCGGCCAATGCAAGGGTTACGGGATACATCCCCTACGGAGCACTGCTGCCGAAAACCTCTCTTGTGATCACGAATGGGGGGTTTCAGGGGGTGCAGGCTGTTCTGTCTCATGGGATCCCGATGGTGACAGCCGGACAGAGTGAGGACAAACCAGAGGTGTGCGCGCGTCTGCAGCGAACCGGTGCTTCGATTGATTTGGCGACTGCGAATCCGGAACCGTCAACAATTCGCGCCGCTGTCCGTAG
It contains:
- a CDS encoding glycosyltransferase, whose translation is MAEILLLSVPVFGHVKPMLAIARELVRRGHRVRWLSGAAFRERVEGTGATFCGFVEGFDYSRSELVPARLQADRDRLSGMAKLRFDLATFFIEPCEGFCRDLLRLHRETPADMLICDSFLMAGAWWAEKTNRPWSQLSCTVLTLPSRALAPFGLGLQPDDSWRGWIRNRLLRVLTRSVLFRSLRRRADQARQALDLPLHRPWLFDVVSPHLVISSSVRSFEYPRPDCPPQVVYAGPLLEHSNEAFTPPPWWADLDHTTVVHVTQGTISNDPTQLIGPTLEALADEPVLVVACTGRSDGGLEALGSLPANARVTGYIPYGALLPKTSLVITNGGFQGVQAVLSHGIPMVTAGQSEDKPEVCARLQRTGASIDLATANPEPSTIRAAVRRVLNEPGFRSAAVAISREAEAAKGAVGAVDAIEAVLNR